The sequence CCATATCGGACGCATCGGAAACCACTACCAACAGATCTGAGTACTTCACCTCGTCAAGCGTAGATCTAAAACTCTCCATCAGCTCATGGGGCAACTCTCTAATAAACCCTACGGTATCGGAAACGAGTACCTGCATGCCGGCCGGCAACTTCGCCTTCCTTACCCGCGTATCGAGCGTTGCAAACAGCTTGTCCTCGACCAGAAGCTCGTCGCTGCTTATTTCCGAAACCAGCGATGACTTCCCGACATTTGTATAACCCACAAAGGAAACAAGAGGAACAGAGGATGCCTGCCTCTTCTTTCTGGAGATTTCCCTGCGCTTGCCAAGCTCATCGATATCCTTTCGCAGGCGCGATATCCTGTCCTGAGCCTGGCGCCTGTCTGTCTCCAGCTTCTTTTCTCCCGGGCCTCTCGTACCTATACCCGCTCCTGTCTGAGAAAGCGCTCTGCCAAGCCCTTTGAGCCTGGGCAACTGATACTTAAGACTGGCCAGTTCGACTTCGAGTTTGCCTTCCTTTGTCGTGGCGTGGTCTCCGAAGATTTTCAGAATCAGCTGTGTTCTGTCCATCACAGGTATCTCCAATAGCTTTTCGAGATTCATCGCCTGAGACGGAGAGAGTTCATGACGGGTAATCGCAAGAGTGGCGCCGAAGGCACCTACCATCCTTTTTGCAAAATCCACTTTTCCCTTTCCAAGATAATGCCTGGGGTCCGGGTAGTCTAGATTCTGAACGACGGTCTCGACAATATTATAGCCACCAGTTCGGGCGAGCTCGCGAAGCTCGCCCTGTATTTCTGTCTTCATATTCTGTTCTTCAGACGAAAAAACAGCGACAAGTAAAGTATTTATGCTCTATTCAATCCTCCTTCTTGCCTGTCGTATTCGTCAATTTCACGTACTTCTGAGGAACCATCATCTTGATCGCGTGCTTGTAGACAAGAGTCTGCTCCTGCCCATCTTCCAGCAGTACGGTGAAATTGTCGAACGACTTAACCATCCCCTTCGTCTGGAATCCTCCTTCGAGGTACATCTTGACTTCGATTCTGTTTACCCTAAGAAGATTCAGAAAGCGATCTTGCAAATTAAACTTTTCGGCCATTCTTACCCCCCCAAACTGAGAGAATTGCGTTCTCAAGAACCCGAACTGCCTCTTTATCGAGGACGGACAGGTCAATTCTCAAAGCTTCACTATATCTTCTGAACCAAATAATCTGACGACGAGCGTATCTTCTTGTATTCGTAAGCATCCGTTCCTTACTTTCCGAAAGGGACACTCCGCACTTTATATATTGTACCATCTCGGCGTAGCCTATTGTCTTCATCGAGTTAAGTCTCGTTGTATAGCCTTTGTCGAGAAGCCTCTTCGTCTCATCTATCAGACCGTTTCGGATCATCTCGTCCATGCGTCTCTCGATTCTCTGATGAAGCTCTTCTCTCTCTCGTTCAAGAACTACGATACCGAACTCGTCAGAACTCTCGCTCTCTCCGTGCAGTTCCGTCAAGGGCCTTCCTGTCTTGAAGAAGACCTCGAGATATCTGATTATTCGTTTGAGATCGTTCTCGTGCAGCAAATCGAATGCCTTGCTATCCACCTTTTTGAGTATTCTTCTCAGCGAGCCTTTGCTCTGAGACTCAATCTCGAGGAGGGCCCGCCTTACTTGCTCATCTCTTGGAGGAAGATCGGTAAGACCCTTGATGAGCGATTCTGCGTAGAGGCCCGTTCCGCCTGCCAGTACCGGGATCTTTCCTCTCGATACTATGTCGGAAATGGATTGAAGGGCGAGTTTTCTGAACTCCATAACATCAAAATCCTCGTCCGGATCGCGAATGTCT comes from Mesotoga sp. UBA6090 and encodes:
- the hflX gene encoding GTPase HflX is translated as MNTLLVAVFSSEEQNMKTEIQGELRELARTGGYNIVETVVQNLDYPDPRHYLGKGKVDFAKRMVGAFGATLAITRHELSPSQAMNLEKLLEIPVMDRTQLILKIFGDHATTKEGKLEVELASLKYQLPRLKGLGRALSQTGAGIGTRGPGEKKLETDRRQAQDRISRLRKDIDELGKRREISRKKRQASSVPLVSFVGYTNVGKSSLVSEISSDELLVEDKLFATLDTRVRKAKLPAGMQVLVSDTVGFIRELPHELMESFRSTLDEVKYSDLLVVVSDASDMAVREKYSIVDRTLREIGAGEIKRIHVLNKIDLCTNERLRELGSIFPGAIMVSASKSFNIEGILSEISRSLFGERSRRKLRLTPTEFSSFMRFRGSLEVLSECYERELIEVEYVSSDEINERLISSISEEGRK
- the miaA gene encoding tRNA (adenosine(37)-N6)-dimethylallyltransferase MiaA, with product MIPLLLGPTAVGKTSLLLEMARRLPIEVISVDSRQIYRFMDIGTAKPTKREQALLKHWLIDIRDPDEDFDVMEFRKLALQSISDIVSRGKIPVLAGGTGLYAESLIKGLTDLPPRDEQVRRALLEIESQSKGSLRRILKKVDSKAFDLLHENDLKRIIRYLEVFFKTGRPLTELHGESESSDEFGIVVLEREREELHQRIERRMDEMIRNGLIDETKRLLDKGYTTRLNSMKTIGYAEMVQYIKCGVSLSESKERMLTNTRRYARRQIIWFRRYSEALRIDLSVLDKEAVRVLENAILSVWGGKNGRKV
- the hfq gene encoding RNA chaperone Hfq is translated as MAEKFNLQDRFLNLLRVNRIEVKMYLEGGFQTKGMVKSFDNFTVLLEDGQEQTLVYKHAIKMMVPQKYVKLTNTTGKKED